Proteins co-encoded in one Synechococcus elongatus PCC 6301 genomic window:
- a CDS encoding NAD(P)H-dependent oxidoreductase, with protein MTTDLLVISASNGENLKLANRFAETGSAQGLTSTVLDLTAVDLPLYTPRQQANQGFPSNLSSLSQQLDAAPRWVLCVPEYNGSIPPVLTSAIAWLSVQGNDFRRLFNGRPIAMATYSGGGGHTVLTALRLQLAHLGAHVVGRQLVSNSGKPAQDSSIEDLILRLQNIPYHPLG; from the coding sequence ATGACTACCGATCTGCTCGTGATTAGTGCCAGCAATGGCGAGAATCTCAAGCTGGCAAACCGTTTTGCAGAAACAGGTTCGGCCCAAGGATTAACAAGCACTGTTTTAGACCTAACGGCCGTTGATTTACCGCTTTACACCCCTCGGCAGCAGGCTAACCAAGGGTTCCCCAGTAATTTATCCAGCCTGAGCCAACAGCTGGATGCGGCTCCCCGTTGGGTGCTCTGCGTACCCGAGTACAACGGCTCGATCCCGCCGGTTCTCACCAGTGCGATCGCGTGGCTGTCGGTGCAGGGCAATGACTTTCGTCGCCTGTTTAATGGACGGCCAATCGCGATGGCGACCTACTCTGGCGGGGGTGGCCATACCGTCCTCACTGCCCTCCGGCTGCAGCTGGCTCACCTCGGCGCCCATGTGGTCGGTCGTCAGCTGGTCAGCAACTCTGGGAAACCGGCTCAGGACAGCAGTATCGAAGATTTGATTCTGCGGCTCCAAAATATTCCCTACCATCCCCTCGGGTAG
- a CDS encoding HupE/UreJ family protein: MQVKSGRSLSSLQRKLQKVSLFSAPVLLLLSIASPAFAHHAMGGQTPTSIFEGLLSGLAHPIIGVDHFAFVIAVGLLASVTRQGFLSIFAFVIAALIGTGLHLANLNLPGAELLISGSILIFGCLLARKKALPVAAIAGLAAIAGLFHGYAYGEAIIGAGMPPLFAYLVGFTLTQLVIAISAWAVGCTLIRQQSATESLTAPLKTSGLVLVGIGLAFLTSELINLVLPAVA; encoded by the coding sequence ATGCAAGTTAAATCAGGGCGATCGCTCTCTTCACTACAACGAAAACTCCAGAAAGTTAGTCTTTTCAGTGCACCAGTTTTACTGCTTCTCTCGATAGCATCACCTGCTTTTGCTCATCATGCTATGGGCGGACAAACACCCACCAGTATTTTTGAAGGATTACTATCGGGATTAGCCCACCCTATCATCGGCGTTGATCACTTCGCATTTGTGATTGCTGTTGGTTTGCTGGCATCTGTAACTCGTCAAGGTTTTCTCAGTATTTTTGCCTTTGTGATCGCTGCTCTAATTGGGACAGGATTGCACCTCGCTAATCTCAATTTGCCTGGGGCTGAGCTGCTGATCTCTGGCTCAATTCTGATTTTTGGTTGCTTGCTGGCTCGCAAAAAAGCGTTGCCAGTTGCCGCGATTGCAGGGCTAGCCGCAATCGCGGGGCTTTTCCATGGCTATGCCTACGGTGAAGCGATTATTGGCGCTGGCATGCCGCCCCTGTTTGCCTATCTAGTTGGCTTTACCCTGACGCAACTCGTGATTGCTATTTCGGCTTGGGCAGTGGGATGTACCTTGATTCGGCAACAATCTGCAACCGAAAGCCTGACTGCACCTTTGAAAACAAGTGGTCTAGTGCTGGTTGGAATTGGTCTTGCCTTCCTAACTTCTGAGCTAATCAATCTGGTCTTGCCAGCAGTCGCTTAG
- a CDS encoding RelA/SpoT family protein, which yields MNVAAPAANFPSTFAVELPAWLEQSLSHEEQQSEESPDGSDHCLIARAFRFAYSLHEGQYRASGEPYIAHPVAVAGLLRDLGGSAAVICAGFLHDVVEDTEVTPEEIEERFGAEVRQLVEGVTKLSKFNFSSKTEQQAENFRRMFLAMAQDIRVILVKLADRLHNMRTLEHLASTKQKRIAKETMDIFAPLANRLGIGRVKWELEDLSFKYLDAEQYRSIQGHVAEKRADREARLEQSVQILRDRLSQIGIEPVDVSGRPKHLYSIYRKMQMQQKEFHEIFDVAALRIIVNSNDECYRALAVVHDAFRPIPGRFKDYIGLPKPNRYQSLHTTVIGLSGRPLEIQIRTLEMHRIAEYGIAAHWKYKESGGSAGKFSTEDEKFTWLRQLLEWQHDLKDAKEYLENIKDNLFDEDVYVFTPGGDVIALAQRSTPVDFAYRIHTEVGNRCAGAKVNGRIVPLETRLNNGDIVEILTQKNARPSLDWLNFVVTSAAKNRIRQWYKRSHRDENIARGREMLEKELGKPGFEALLKSEPMQKVAERCNYPSPDDLLAAIGYGEMTITLVVNRIRDAVRSQQPALLEGTDTALSDADLAATLSQATQRHDAQRPVSRSPIIGVEGLVYRLAGCCNPLPGESILAVVSRGNHGIAVHRQSCPNVEGIAGDRLIPVCWNPDEVKAPRPQTYPVNVQITVLDRVGVLRDILTRLSDNNINVRNAQVKTTPGKPAIIDLCIDLASADQLGRTFSQIRQMSDVLHIRRLSSGSDDEL from the coding sequence ATGAACGTCGCTGCCCCAGCCGCCAATTTCCCTTCAACCTTTGCTGTTGAGTTACCGGCTTGGCTTGAGCAAAGTCTCAGCCACGAGGAACAGCAGAGTGAGGAGTCGCCTGACGGCAGTGATCACTGTCTAATTGCCCGCGCTTTTCGCTTCGCCTATTCCCTACATGAAGGGCAATACCGCGCCTCGGGCGAGCCCTACATTGCCCATCCTGTAGCTGTTGCTGGGCTGCTCCGCGATCTGGGTGGCAGTGCTGCAGTGATCTGTGCGGGTTTTCTCCACGATGTTGTCGAAGACACTGAAGTCACACCCGAGGAGATTGAAGAGCGCTTTGGTGCGGAAGTTCGTCAGCTCGTTGAAGGCGTGACCAAGCTTTCGAAGTTCAACTTCTCGAGCAAAACTGAACAGCAGGCTGAGAATTTTCGGCGCATGTTTTTGGCCATGGCCCAGGACATCCGCGTCATTTTAGTCAAATTGGCCGATCGCCTCCACAACATGCGGACGTTGGAGCATCTTGCCTCCACAAAGCAGAAGCGGATCGCTAAAGAAACGATGGATATCTTTGCGCCGCTGGCCAATCGATTGGGCATTGGTCGTGTTAAGTGGGAGCTGGAAGATCTCTCATTCAAATATTTGGATGCAGAGCAATATCGCTCAATCCAAGGCCACGTCGCTGAAAAACGAGCCGATCGTGAGGCGCGGCTAGAGCAATCGGTACAGATTCTGCGCGATCGCTTATCACAAATTGGAATTGAGCCCGTTGATGTCAGCGGTCGTCCCAAGCACCTCTACAGCATCTATCGCAAGATGCAGATGCAGCAGAAGGAGTTCCACGAAATTTTTGATGTAGCAGCGCTGCGGATTATCGTCAATAGCAATGATGAATGCTATCGAGCACTTGCTGTTGTTCACGATGCCTTTCGACCGATTCCAGGTCGCTTTAAAGACTATATCGGTCTGCCTAAGCCCAATCGCTATCAATCCCTTCACACGACGGTGATTGGCCTTTCAGGTCGTCCCCTAGAAATTCAAATTCGGACGCTGGAAATGCACCGAATTGCTGAATACGGGATCGCTGCCCACTGGAAATACAAGGAAAGCGGCGGCTCAGCTGGGAAATTTTCGACCGAAGACGAGAAGTTTACTTGGCTGCGTCAGTTGCTGGAATGGCAACACGATCTCAAAGATGCCAAGGAGTATCTGGAGAATATTAAAGACAACCTGTTTGATGAGGATGTTTACGTCTTCACTCCCGGCGGCGATGTGATTGCCTTAGCCCAGCGATCGACACCGGTTGACTTTGCCTATCGCATTCACACCGAAGTGGGGAACCGTTGTGCAGGTGCAAAGGTTAATGGCCGGATAGTACCGCTGGAGACTCGCCTCAATAACGGCGATATCGTCGAGATTCTGACCCAAAAAAATGCTCGTCCTAGTTTGGACTGGCTCAATTTTGTTGTTACTTCAGCGGCCAAAAACCGGATTCGTCAGTGGTATAAACGTAGCCATCGCGATGAAAACATTGCACGCGGCCGCGAAATGCTGGAGAAAGAGCTGGGCAAGCCCGGCTTTGAAGCGCTGCTGAAATCGGAGCCGATGCAAAAGGTTGCGGAGCGCTGCAACTACCCCAGTCCCGATGACCTGCTGGCGGCGATCGGCTACGGCGAAATGACCATTACTTTGGTGGTCAATCGCATCCGTGATGCTGTGCGATCGCAGCAACCGGCACTGCTGGAAGGCACAGACACAGCGCTCTCGGATGCGGATCTAGCTGCGACGCTCAGCCAAGCCACCCAGCGCCACGATGCCCAGCGCCCGGTTAGCCGATCGCCGATTATTGGTGTTGAAGGGCTGGTGTATCGGTTGGCGGGCTGTTGTAATCCTCTGCCTGGCGAATCAATTCTGGCAGTAGTTTCGCGGGGTAACCATGGCATTGCAGTCCATCGCCAGAGCTGCCCAAACGTGGAAGGGATTGCGGGCGATCGCTTAATTCCGGTGTGCTGGAATCCGGACGAAGTCAAAGCACCTCGGCCACAGACCTATCCGGTCAATGTTCAGATCACCGTGCTCGATCGCGTTGGCGTTTTACGCGATATCCTGACCCGCCTCAGCGATAACAACATCAACGTCCGCAATGCGCAAGTGAAAACGACCCCAGGCAAGCCAGCGATTATCGATCTCTGTATCGATCTTGCTAGTGCAGATCAGCTGGGACGGACGTTTTCTCAAATCCGCCAGATGAGCGATGTGCTGCATATCCGGCGGCTGTCAAGCGGCAGCGATGATGAGCTGTGA
- a CDS encoding RluA family pseudouridine synthase encodes MTAIAMTPLAHWLETTASADLGPARYWYEAACPRTQRWLRLPRTVLAEQLAVQLMQRLEIQGLPLLEGKMFGLLIAANDQGDRFVLQAFSGSLQGKAEWPGWVPPIPGRERTRLQEELTLLELQEIRTALQDNQQHPIRAELKTAEQVWQNRLDQLKAEQQQRRLQRQQDREQAIAQLTGEALAHRLWEIEQAGADDGFARSRLKQARRQELAALQAQVAELEAEWLRLRRRRRAISQALQTAMHQSATLRSFDGVEQAIASLGRLPTGTGDCCLPKLLHWAGVAGLTPLSIAEFWWGPPLSDRQAGQFYGPCRDRCQPILGHLLAGLPPSSDEPLELPILYEDADLLAIIKPAGLLSVPGTRGLQQASAIQLLRQQFPDLPTYCVVHRLDQATSGILLVARNRPTQVALFEQFRRRQVHKVYEALLEGQPDCTAGTIDLPLRPDWTRRPYQLVDRDRGRPALTYYRCIDQTGDRCRMELEPITGRTHQLRVHMAHPEGLGQPILGDDLYGQSSDRLYLHARSIRFRHPSQLDWIQLTTDTPF; translated from the coding sequence ATGACTGCGATTGCCATGACTCCCTTAGCTCATTGGCTGGAGACGACTGCCTCCGCTGATTTAGGGCCTGCTCGCTACTGGTACGAGGCTGCTTGCCCGCGCACCCAACGCTGGCTACGGTTACCCCGTACGGTCCTAGCGGAACAGTTAGCAGTGCAGCTGATGCAACGGCTGGAGATCCAAGGGCTGCCGCTGTTGGAAGGCAAGATGTTTGGCCTGCTGATCGCTGCCAACGATCAGGGCGATCGTTTTGTCCTGCAAGCTTTCTCGGGATCGCTACAGGGTAAAGCCGAATGGCCGGGCTGGGTGCCGCCAATTCCGGGGCGGGAACGAACGCGGCTGCAGGAAGAATTGACGTTGCTGGAACTGCAGGAGATTCGGACTGCACTGCAAGACAATCAGCAGCACCCTATCCGTGCGGAACTCAAAACAGCGGAACAGGTCTGGCAAAATCGCCTAGACCAGCTCAAAGCGGAACAGCAGCAACGCCGGTTGCAACGGCAACAGGATCGCGAGCAGGCGATCGCCCAACTTACGGGCGAAGCACTAGCGCACCGTCTCTGGGAAATCGAACAAGCGGGGGCTGACGATGGATTTGCGCGATCGCGCCTCAAACAGGCTCGTCGACAGGAATTAGCAGCCTTGCAAGCTCAGGTGGCTGAACTGGAGGCTGAGTGGTTGCGACTGCGTCGCCGTCGGCGCGCCATTTCTCAAGCCTTGCAAACGGCCATGCATCAAAGCGCCACTTTGCGCAGTTTTGATGGTGTGGAACAGGCAATCGCCAGTTTAGGCCGTCTGCCCACGGGCACCGGTGATTGTTGCCTGCCGAAGCTCTTGCATTGGGCGGGGGTAGCGGGCCTGACCCCCCTTTCGATCGCGGAATTTTGGTGGGGCCCCCCGCTCAGCGATCGCCAAGCGGGGCAATTTTACGGGCCTTGCCGCGATCGCTGCCAGCCAATTTTGGGCCACCTTCTAGCTGGATTGCCACCCAGTTCAGATGAGCCGCTGGAACTGCCAATTCTTTATGAAGATGCGGATCTGTTAGCGATCATCAAACCAGCCGGACTGCTGTCGGTGCCCGGTACGAGGGGTTTGCAGCAGGCCAGTGCCATTCAGCTGTTACGCCAGCAGTTTCCAGATCTGCCGACCTACTGCGTGGTTCACCGTCTTGATCAAGCAACATCGGGCATTCTCTTAGTGGCTCGCAATCGCCCCACACAAGTGGCTTTGTTTGAACAATTTCGCCGCCGGCAAGTTCATAAAGTCTACGAGGCACTGTTGGAGGGTCAGCCCGATTGCACTGCAGGGACGATCGATTTACCTTTGCGGCCCGACTGGACGCGGCGACCCTATCAACTCGTCGATCGAGATCGCGGCCGTCCAGCGCTGACTTACTATCGCTGCATCGACCAAACAGGCGATCGCTGTCGCATGGAGCTGGAGCCTATTACTGGCCGCACGCATCAATTGCGAGTTCACATGGCGCATCCTGAGGGATTAGGGCAACCCATTCTCGGCGATGATCTCTACGGACAAAGCAGCGATCGCCTCTATTTACATGCGCGATCAATTCGCTTTCGGCACCCCAGCCAGCTCGACTGGATTCAGCTGACCACAGACACCCCTTTTTGA